The following DNA comes from Magnolia sinica isolate HGM2019 chromosome 18, MsV1, whole genome shotgun sequence.
AGAGTTCTGGATTAAGGTGAAAATTAGTCCCCATAGGTTTCAtgaggtgccgcatcacatggaccattcggatttttGGCTATGACATGCGTGCAAATTAGGTGCACAAGtgtgcatgcctctctctctctctctctctctctctctctatatatatatatatatatatatatatatccattttaTTTTGTAATCTAAGTTTTgtactcatttttttattttttattttcttattatttaatttcaagtattaacTTTTAAAGATAGCACACGttccacacacatatatatacgaAGAAAAACAAAGCAATACATATATACATTTCAAATATGTCGTGTGTGACTATCCACGTTGGAGTGCCCCCATTTGCCACGTGTACCACCATTATAAATAGCTATAGGTGCTACCATTCATCTTAAGCTCTCCATGCGTGCCACATGCACCACTATTTATTTTTACTGTCCGCAATCAGAAAAATCCTGCTTTACTGCATTAATTCATGTCATCATTTATGATGTTAACACTGCTTCATTAGATGCAGTGTGTGATGATGCGGTCTAATTAGATTGAAACAAGCAGGATTTTCCTGAtcgtggcaagcagaggatccggattcttTCCCTCTCAGGAAGAAACTAAAGAGCTAGTGAAAAAACAATATAACCTAGATAGCCAGTGCCAGAAAGTATGAGCCAGGTAGCCTGTCTAGGACACAACTTTGCTTTCAACGGCTCCAGAATTTTAAATGTATACTACCAAGagagtttgggaagaaagaacctGAGGGGAGAACATTCCGAAGTTCCTTCGAGAGCCAGTGGGTGCAGAACGGGCGAAGTTGCCGCCACCGGATGCTTCGATGTAGCTGCCGAATTGGGTAATGCCGACGACTTGTATGAGGGAGACCTCGACAGGCAGTGGAGAGGGGATGAAGATGGCATTCATGGGGTTATCGGACATCCCCTGGCCCACCATGGGTTGATCAACCACCACATTGATGCCAAAAGACCTAAGGTGCTCTTCTGGCCCAATCCCACTCAGCATCAGTAACTGAGGGCTGCCAATGGCCCCAGCTGAAACAATGATCTCGTTCTTAGAGCCCTTCCTTAGGTAGGCTCTGTGCTTGGTCCCTGTAGCGTCTCTGAATATCACACCATGGGCTCTTGGCCTTGCTATTCCTGTCCATTCATCATGCACCGCTTCAAGTGAATCTTCCTTCTATCCATCCACTCGACCAGATtttaaagagaaggaaaaaaaaagaaacaatttGGTCGACCAAATTGATGAAAACTCACCAAAAACTTAATAAAACACGACTCGATTATTTATATTTCAAATATTAAATATTACTGAAACAAGTAGGAAAAAGTGATATGAACTTTTGGGGAACtcgtccgagtcgactcaactcagctGAATTTGGAATCGAGTCGAGTTTTGTGTTTTAAAACAATGGATTCAAGACCACGCTGCTATCCTCACACGTGCCATTATGGCAGAACTGGGCGAGATCCCGTCCGTTCGTATCTGGATTTCACCATGCAGCACAATGTGAACATGCCACGTACcaaaaattaagtactaaacccATCAAGTGCGCCATACATATAATTGGACAGTTGGACTTTATTCTCTGGCCGTTCATTTTGATCATGCGATTGTGACTTGCCTGACCAGGGAacgaatatatttttttaaaagtaccGATATTACACTAACGGCTAATAGTCATTTAGACAACTTGCCTTTGGTCCTGAACCTGATCCTGTTCACAGTGGCATGCAGGAGAACTGTAAGACCGCTTGGGTTGGCACGCTCGAGCAAATCCGCAGCCGTGTGCCGATGCCCTTCCTTATCGAATATGGTCCCACCAACCTTGGTCCCATACATATgatcatacgtgaatccattaTAAGGCAACACACCTACTTCCAAAAGCCCATCTTTCACCGCAGATTGCCACTGCAGCATCGGTGGCCGGAACGTGATCATCTTCTCGACCCATTGGTATGACCGGTTAACCAACCTCCCATCCCAACCTGCATCGCGCACGTAGTCGGGGCTCGCTCGTGTGTAGAAACCAGCATTCAAGCAGCTGCCCCCACCTAACACACGGGCACGAGCGTTGATCACGCCGTCCTCGGAGATGAACCGTTGAGACGGCGACTTGGGCGAGAGGTCGGAAAGCGTATCAGCAAATGAAGCTATGTTGGTGATGTTTGGGTTGCCATAAGGAGAGCCACCTCTTTCTAAGAGCAAGACACTAAAGTTCTGAGAGAGGGTAGCAGCTAGCGGGCAACCTGCTGTGCCGCCTCCTATGATAATGTAGTCATAGTATGctatggacggtgctgatgttGCTTGTTGCAGAAAGCTGTAGTTAGGAGCTGCAAAGGAAAGAGTCATAAGAAGGTGGACTGCTTTTAGAAAGCATTGTTTAAAATAACggccaataaaaataaataaataacctcaTTTCAAACAAGTTTTATTAAGAAAACCTACTGGATGCGATTTAAAAAATAGAGCTCATGACTGAATGGTAGAAACGAGGTCATGGGGTGTGAGtgttgtgttaaaaaaaaaaaaaaaacactcttcgACCGTATACACCGGCTTTCAGTTCTAACTACTGAGGGTCATGGTTGTATGATCCAGGCCATTGGTATGCTATGTCCTACCCCAGATAGACGTTAAACAAAATTATCACTGATAATAGCGATTAATTTTTCTTACATGTATATGATTAAGAATAGAAATACAGCAAcgatccacattcaactgaaaagggcCTTAATATGGAGGTGGCTAGGACCTTCCGTCGGTATAAATGGGGCCAATGGTTTGGTTATGGTGACCATTGATCGTTTAGGTGGGGTCGACACTCCACACTCGTCATAACTGAAATCTCATGTACAACATGTGGAAGACTAAGAGGTGGGCCGCCTAGAAACTAATTCCCATCCTCAGCAGCAATTTGTCCTCATGCAATCCTGTGCATGAGAACGTGAGCGGTGTTATTTTCACCAATCTGTATAAGTGCGCCCAGTGGTTTGATGGAGACCGTTGATCGTTTAGGTCAGGTCCCACTTGCCAGAATTGAAATCCCTTGTACGCTATGCTGATATTTGGGATGCCAATCGCATTATTCCTCACCGGCAGATTGTGTCCTGATGCATCAGAACTGTCCTGATCATGTTTTAGTCAAGACACGACTCGTCCGAGTTCACTCGTGAAACTGACCCGTGATTGTCACGATCCTGTCCAACTTGACTTGTAGAGTAAGCAATCCATGGTCCTGATCAAGTTCTGATAGCACGCCAAAGGCGCCTAGGGGGCACGCAGTTCAGTTCGGTCCGATTTTGGAGTGAAactagaaccgaaccgttccttacGATTCTAAGATTTTCGGAACtgaaaccggaccgttagcacaatagaaccgaaccggaactggACCTTAAAAACCGGTTCAGTTctagatcggttccacggttctaggctttttataattGAGTCCAACTGCATGTTCTATTTATAacttagcccatgtccattcatgttgtgatccattttatgaatggtttagatattgtac
Coding sequences within:
- the LOC131232858 gene encoding protein HOTHEAD; the protein is MVAFGWWSLAVAAMAGVFYFQGSCYSEKAPNYSFLQQATSAPSIAYYDYIIIGGGTAGCPLAATLSQNFSVLLLERGGSPYGNPNITNIASFADTLSDLSPKSPSQRFISEDGVINARARVLGGGSCLNAGFYTRASPDYVRDAGWDGRLVNRSYQWVEKMITFRPPMLQWQSAVKDGLLEVGVLPYNGFTYDHMYGTKVGGTIFDKEGHRHTAADLLERANPSGLTVLLHATVNRIRFRTKGIARPRAHGVIFRDATGTKHRAYLRKGSKNEIIVSAGAIGSPQLLMLSGIGPEEHLRSFGINVVVDQPMVGQGMSDNPMNAIFIPSPLPVEVSLIQVVGITQFGSYIEASGGGNFARSAPTGSRRNFGMFSPQTGQLSTVPPKQRTPEAIAKAVEAMNSLDEESFRGGFIIEKVMGPLSTGHLELRNRDANDNPSVTFNYFKEPADLQRCIAGIKTIERVIESKAFSKFRYPYISMGALINMTLTYPVNLRPKHSNVTTSVEQFCKDSVMTIWHYHGGCQVGRVVDHDYRVLGVDAIRVIDGSTFNYSPGTNPQATVMMLGRYMGIKIRNERLGTDGLD